In the Syntrophus aciditrophicus SB genome, GTTTGATTTTTGTGACTCTGGAGAGGCGAAAAGTGGCCCTCTGGGTGGATGACGTTGTTGAATTACAGGACAGGAATGAGACTCAATGGATCCCCGCCGAAGAAGTTCTGAATAAACTGACGTATGTCGAAGGGATTGTCAAAAGCGGAGATGAACTCGTGATTCTTCAGAACCCGGAAGGATATCTTTCTCCTGAGGATCACGATATCCTCGATCAGGAGCTTCCACCGTCATAGATAAGGAGTGCATGGATCGGTTTATTTCCGATGAGCAATGGCGGCGGTTGGCGGAATGGATAACCTTTCATATGGGGTTGCACATGCCACGGGAACGCCTGCCTGATTTGAAGCGGCGCCTGTTGTCGGCCGCCCGGGAATTTCATTTCGATTCCATCGAACCGTTTGTGTCCTGGCTGCTCTCCACAAAGCTGACGCAGCGGCAGATTGAAACGCTGGCCAGTCATCTGACCGTAGGAGAAACCTATTTTTTCCGGGAAACGGCAAGCCTGGAGGCCTTGGAAAAATATATTCTGCCGGAATTGATCGAATCGCGGCGCAGCACGCGTTCTCTCAGGGTCTGGAGTGCCGGCTGCGCGACAGGCGAGGAACCTTACACGATTGCGATCATGCTTTCCCGGCTGATTCCGGATATCAGCAAGTGGCAGGTTACCCTTCTCGCGACAGATATAAACGCACGTTCTCTGGAGCGGGCTTCACAGGGAATATATCGGGAATGGTCATTCCGCGGCGATTTCCAATGGCTTAAGGATCAGTATTTTACGCGGACGCTCGATGGACGGTACCGGATTTCAGAAAAAATAAGGAAGATGGTAACCTTCAATTACCTGAACCTGGCAACGGATACTTATCCTTCACTGTACAATAACACGAATGCCATGGACATCATCTTCTGCCGGAACGTTCTGATGTATCTGGAACCCTCGCTGGCGAAAAGGGTTGTCGGGCGTTTCTATCGCGCGCTGATCGACGAAGGGTGGGTCCTTCCCAGCGTAACGGAAGGATTCCACCTGCTCTTTACAAGATTTGTAGCAGTGACTTTTCCCGGTGTCACCCTGTATCAGAAAAGGATGGATCAGCGGGGGACACTGGAAATATACCACCATAGCCGGAGAAATTCGAAAAACGACGCAGCAGTGAAAGGACAGACCGAACTGGGGGAATGGGCCTCCCTGTCAACTGCGGAGCCCTTGCCGTCCGATTCCATCCCGGAGCGGAAGACTGAACCCTCCAGAATGGCGCCGTCCGTTTCTGAATTTCCACCGTCTGCAGCAATGAAAGAAATCGGGGAAGAAGCTCTCCATGAAAGTGCCCTGCGGCTTTTCAAAGAGGGGCGATATAGTGAATGTGAACAAATTCTCACTTCATTGCTTGAGCAGTATCCGGAGAGTTTCCACGGTCAGGCGCTGATGGCCCGTCTTCATGCGGATCAGGGGCGTCTTCCCGAAGCGCAGGAGTGGTGTGAAAAGGCCATTTCAAACAATAAACTTGACGCGGGATGCCATTACCTGCTGGCGGTTATTTTTATTGAACAGCGACGTTTCGGCGATGCGGAACAGTCACTGCATCATGCCCTTTACCTGGACCCTGATTTTGTCCTGGCTCATTTTACTCTGGGCAATCTCGTCCGGGAGGAAGGCCGGAAAACCCTTTCGTCAAAGCACTTTGAACACGCCCTCCTGTTGCTGCAAAACTATCAGCCGGAGGAAATTCTGCCGGAATCCGATGGGGTAACGGCAGGAAGATTAAAAGATATTATTTTAATGGCGGATCTGGGGAGATCAAACGCCCCGGGGGCATAAATTTCGTTGATGCGAGGAAAAAACAGTTTGGCTGAATTCAGAAATCCCACAGATGCCTTGTGGGTACCCGGAGAGGAAGAGAAAGAACGGATTCTGAAGGAACGTGCGGAGATGTTGGCAAAAAAGCCGGAAACTTCGAGAGAATCATCCTTTTTCATGGAGGTTCTGTCCTTTATGCTGGCAGGGGAGCGGTACGCCATTGAAGCCCGTTTTGTCGTTGAGACGATGCCGCTTCGGGAATTGACGTCTTTTCCGGGTTTGCCCTCCTTCATCCTGGGGATTGTAAATGTTCGAGGACGGATTCTTACCGTCATGGATATCAAGAAATTTTTTGATCTGCCTGAGAGCGGATTGACTGATCTCCATAAATTGATCATTGTCCGTTATCGGGAACTGGAGGTGGGTATTGTCGCCGATGTCCTTCTGGGAATTCAGGCACTCGCTCAAGAACGAATGCAGCCATCCCTGCCGACTCTGACCGGCATTCGCGAAAAATACCTTGCCGGGGTGACCGATGAGGGAACGATTGTTCTGCGTGTGGAAAAAATCCTCTCCGATGATCGGATACTTGTCAATGACGAGGGATAAGGTTCTCATGGAATAAAGGGAAAGGAGTAGTAGACGAGACTAATGAATATGAAACTGGGCACAAAACTGTTGACAGGCGGCCTCCTGGTTGTTCTGGCTCCTTTGGTTGTGATTGGAATTGCGTCGGTTTACAAGTCGATGGACAGTATCTCATCCATTGCCTATGAAGAAATGACAAATGTTTCTAACAGTCTGGCCAGTACGATCGATCTGGGGCTGTCGGAGGAACTGCGTCTTTCCCAGGCGATTTCCTTTTCCAACAGTGTAAAGGCTGCCGCGGAGAAGGTTGCGGAGGTTGGCAGAGAAGAGAGCAGGAGTGAAATCGCCCTTGTGGAGCGAGAACTCGTCAGGATTCGTGAAGCCGCTGGAAATCGATATGAAACCATCGTTCTGTTCGGACGGGACGGTATTGTTTACGCAGATGCTGTTCAGGGCAAGGATCACGGGATTGATGCCTCGGATCGGGATTATTTCAAGAAGGCGATGCAGGGGAACTGTAATTTCAGCGATGTGTTCAGGTCCAAAGCGACGGGCCAACTGATTTCTATGACCGCCTGCCCGATATTTTCGGGGAGAACTAATAAAATCATCGGGGTAGTAGGTTGCGCAATTAATGTAGGCTACCTGATCGATATGGTTAATGAGATCAAGATCGGGCAGACGGGGTATTCCCTGCTTGTAAATGAGGAGGGTACGGTGCTGGCACATCCCGACAAGGAAAGCATCCTGAAGCTTAATTACAAAAAGCTCAAAGGCATGGAACGTGTTTCGGAGAAAGCTGCTCTGCAGGGGGGAGGCGTGGCGAATTATGAATTCGAAGGAGAGAAAAAGGTGGCTGCTTTTTCCAACATAAAAACCACGGGCTGGACGGCATTTACAACGATCTCCCGTAAGGAGCTGCTGAAGCCCGCCGTCTTCACCGGGAATCTCATTGCCGTTATCGGTTTCATCTCCCTGCTTCTGGCTGCAGCCTTTTTCTATTTCTTTTCCCGCAGCCTGACCCGGCCGCTGGAGAAGGTGGTTTCCGCGGCGGAGCAGATAGCCGAAGGCGATCTCAGTGTGCAGATTTCAGATGAGAACCGCCAGGATGAAATCGGTATGCTGGCGCGGGCCTTCATGAAGATGACGCAGTCCCTGCAGGAGAAGGCCGGGGTGCTTCAGCAGATAGCCGCCGGGAACCTCACGGTTGAGATGAAGACCCCTTCTGACCGGGATGTCATGGGTAAGGCCTTCGCCGCCATGATCAGCGCCCTGCGTGCCGAGATGCAGAGCATCCGGGAGGCGGTCAATGTCATTGCCTCTTCGGCCACACAGATTTCCGCATCGACGACGGAACTGGCCTCTGCAGCCAGTCAGACGGCTTCGGCGGTCAGCGAAACCACGTCGACCGTTGAGGAGGTCAAACAAACCGCTCATCTGTCGACCCAAAAGGCAACGCATGTCTTTGACAGCGCACAGAAGGCCACGGAGGTCTCTCAGCAGGGCCGCAAGGCCATCGATCTGGCCGTGGAAGGAATGAATTTCATCCGGACTCAGACCGATTCCATTTCTGAAAGCATTGTGAAATTGAGTGAGCGCAGTCAGGCTATCGGAGAAATCATTGCCACCGTTAACGATATCGCGGACCAGTCCAATCTGCTGGCGGTCAATGCGGCCATCGAGGCGGCCAAGGCCGGCGATCAGGGGAAGGGGTTTGCCGTGGTCGCTCAGGAAGTGAGGAACCTGGCGGAGCAGTCCAAGCAGGCGACATCGCAGGTCAGGACCATCCTGAATGAAGTCCAGAAGGCCGTCGGCGAGGCCGTGATGTCCACGGAGCAGGAGATCAAGGCCGTGGAGGCGGGGGTGAGGCAGACCTCCGAGGCGGGAAATTCCTTCCGTCGTCTTTCGGATACAATTGAAGAGTCGGCTCAGGCGGCGACCCAGATTACCGCGTCCAGCCAGCAGCAGCTTGTGGGGATGGACCAGGTTGTACTGGCGATCACAAACATCAGTCAGGCCAGCTCACAGAATGTTGCCGGGGCTAAGCAGGTGGAGACCGCGGCTCAGAACCTCCATGATCTGGGACAGCAGCTCAAGCAGCTTATTGATCGATACAGGCTCTAAAAAACCGGGTGATGGTTTAATGGTCAGCAAACAGGAAGCCTTTTTGAAAAAATTGATGGCCACCTTTCGTGTTGAAGCCGCCGATCATTTGAAAACGATTCTTGCCGGACTGGCGGATCTGGAATGGCGACAGGATGCGGAGAGACACCCGGAAATTATGGAGTCTGTTTTCCGGGAGGTTCATAGTCTGAAAGGAGCCGCCCGGGCAGTCAACCGTGAAGATATTGAGATGCTCTGCCAGGCTTTGGAAAGTGCCTTTGCCGCCCTGAAAAATGGAGCGTTGCATCCTGTCCCGGCTTTATACGATGTCCTTTACGAGGCCATGGACATGCTGGAACTTCTGCTTGCCCCGGACTCACCGGATTTCCGGCCCCTGGAACAGACGCGCATTTCCGGGATGATTTCGAAACTGGAAAAAGCCATTTCCGGTCAGTTTGAAGGGGAGGAAAAGGGTGCGTTAATAAAAGTTGAAGGATCTCGGGAAGCGAAGATTCCGGAGGCGAAACAGGACATGCCGGGCGTGGAAAGTATGGAACCGGTGCAGATCGTATCAGTAACGGCAGCTTCTCCCGAGGAGGGAACGCAGACGGTCGATACGGTCAGAATTTCGACAGAGAAGCTCAACCGCCTGTTTCGGCAGACAGAGGAACTGTTCGTTTCCAAAGGGAATATCCGGGAAAGGCATAACGAACTGCGGGAACTGGGATTGAATCTTGTCGATATGAAGCTGGCATGGACCAGAACGCAGGCGGAGATCAGGAAAATTCAACAGCTTCTCCAAAAGGAAGGGGAAAGCGGTACTGAAAGGGCTCAGCAGGCTTTCCTCAAACTCAATGACATTCTTGAAGGGGACGGACTGCGCCTGCAATCGATTGAGCATTCCCTTAAGTCCGTGACGCGCGCCATTCAGCAGAACAATTACGAATTTGGCGGAATGATCGACAATCTTCTTGAGGAGATGAAGCTGACGCTTTTTCTGCCCTTCTCGTCGCTTCTGGATATGTATCCTCATGTCGTTCGACGATTAGCGCGGGACAGCGGCAAGGAAGTCGATTTCCTGATTGAAGGCGGCGGCATTGAAATCGACCGGCGGATTCTGGAGGAAATAAAGGATCCTCTGATGCATCTTCTGAGGAATGCCATTGATCACGGGATCGAAATGCCCGGTGAACGGCTGCAGAAGGGAAAATCGGCTCAGGGTCGAATTCGGCTCCGCATTCAACAGAAAGACAGTGGCAAGGTAGAAATTCTCCTGGAGGACGACGGGGCCGGCATCCGGAGGGCGGATGTTCGGGAAGCGGCCATGAGGAACGGGTTGCTGTCCCGCGAGGAAGCCGAACGATTGAATGAGGAGGAAGAGCTTTTTCTGATATTTCGTTCCGGTCTGACTACCGCTCCCATCATTACGGACCTTTCCGGCCGGGGGCTGGGACTCGCCATTGTATCGGAAAAGATTGAAAAACTCGGAGGTTCCATCTCCGTGGAAACCGAACCGGACAGGGGGATGACCCTGCGGATTGCATTGCCGCTGATTCTGGCGACATTCCGGGGGATACTGGTTGAAGTCGGCAACCGGCATTTTGTCGTGCCTACGGGAAATGTGGAACGGGTTGCGCGAGTCCGCCCTTCGGACATCAGAACTGTTGAAAACAGGGAAACCGTTCGTTTATATGAAGAAACCCTGTCTCTCGTTCCCCTGGGTTCGATTCTGGGAATTTCGCAGGGAGCACAAACGGAGGTACAGAAAAGTCATGTGGAAATTGCGATTCTCAGTGCGGCAGGAACGCGCCTTGCTTTCAGTCTCGACCGAATCCTGGGTGAACAGGAATTTGTCCTAAAAATCCTGGGAGGGCAGCTTGTCCGGGTAAGAAATATTGCCGGGGCGACCGTGATGGGGACAGGGGAGGTCGTTCCGGTGCTGAATGTTACTGATCTGATCAAGTCCGCCGTCCGATATTCGGAAACGGCAATGCCCAAAGGAATGGCGCCTGGAAAAGAGGTTCCCGCCGAGTCCGAACGATTGTCGATTCTTGTTGTTGAAGATTCCATTACCTCCCGGACTCTGATAAGAAATATTCTTGAATTTGCCGGTTATCGGGTAAAAACGGCAGTCGACGGAATTGATGCCATGACGGTTTTGCGGACGGATAAATTCGACCTTGTTGTGTCTGATGTGGAAATGCCGAGAATGAACGGATTCGATCTGACAGCCCGGATCCGCGCGGATAAGAAGCTGGCGGACCTTCCTGTGGTTCTGGTGACCGCTCTGGAGTCACGGGAAGACCGGGAACGGGGAATCGATGTAGGTGCCAACGCCTACATTGTCAAGAGCAGTTTCGATCAGAGCAATCTGCTTGATGTCATTAAAAGGGTTGCCTGAATCAGGGGATTACAATGTCT is a window encoding:
- a CDS encoding chemotaxis protein CheW, with the translated sequence MNCLSQLLVFAVGGQRYALELSRVQRVVRMVEITPFSGLPSIVAGVVNIEGDVVPVISLRRCCALPERGGELSDRLIFVTLERRKVALWVDDVVELQDRNETQWIPAEEVLNKLTYVEGIVKSGDELVILQNPEGYLSPEDHDILDQELPPS
- a CDS encoding CheR family methyltransferase, whose protein sequence is MDRFISDEQWRRLAEWITFHMGLHMPRERLPDLKRRLLSAAREFHFDSIEPFVSWLLSTKLTQRQIETLASHLTVGETYFFRETASLEALEKYILPELIESRRSTRSLRVWSAGCATGEEPYTIAIMLSRLIPDISKWQVTLLATDINARSLERASQGIYREWSFRGDFQWLKDQYFTRTLDGRYRISEKIRKMVTFNYLNLATDTYPSLYNNTNAMDIIFCRNVLMYLEPSLAKRVVGRFYRALIDEGWVLPSVTEGFHLLFTRFVAVTFPGVTLYQKRMDQRGTLEIYHHSRRNSKNDAAVKGQTELGEWASLSTAEPLPSDSIPERKTEPSRMAPSVSEFPPSAAMKEIGEEALHESALRLFKEGRYSECEQILTSLLEQYPESFHGQALMARLHADQGRLPEAQEWCEKAISNNKLDAGCHYLLAVIFIEQRRFGDAEQSLHHALYLDPDFVLAHFTLGNLVREEGRKTLSSKHFEHALLLLQNYQPEEILPESDGVTAGRLKDIILMADLGRSNAPGA
- a CDS encoding chemotaxis protein CheW, encoding MAEFRNPTDALWVPGEEEKERILKERAEMLAKKPETSRESSFFMEVLSFMLAGERYAIEARFVVETMPLRELTSFPGLPSFILGIVNVRGRILTVMDIKKFFDLPESGLTDLHKLIIVRYRELEVGIVADVLLGIQALAQERMQPSLPTLTGIREKYLAGVTDEGTIVLRVEKILSDDRILVNDEG
- a CDS encoding methyl-accepting chemotaxis protein, whose product is MNMKLGTKLLTGGLLVVLAPLVVIGIASVYKSMDSISSIAYEEMTNVSNSLASTIDLGLSEELRLSQAISFSNSVKAAAEKVAEVGREESRSEIALVERELVRIREAAGNRYETIVLFGRDGIVYADAVQGKDHGIDASDRDYFKKAMQGNCNFSDVFRSKATGQLISMTACPIFSGRTNKIIGVVGCAINVGYLIDMVNEIKIGQTGYSLLVNEEGTVLAHPDKESILKLNYKKLKGMERVSEKAALQGGGVANYEFEGEKKVAAFSNIKTTGWTAFTTISRKELLKPAVFTGNLIAVIGFISLLLAAAFFYFFSRSLTRPLEKVVSAAEQIAEGDLSVQISDENRQDEIGMLARAFMKMTQSLQEKAGVLQQIAAGNLTVEMKTPSDRDVMGKAFAAMISALRAEMQSIREAVNVIASSATQISASTTELASAASQTASAVSETTSTVEEVKQTAHLSTQKATHVFDSAQKATEVSQQGRKAIDLAVEGMNFIRTQTDSISESIVKLSERSQAIGEIIATVNDIADQSNLLAVNAAIEAAKAGDQGKGFAVVAQEVRNLAEQSKQATSQVRTILNEVQKAVGEAVMSTEQEIKAVEAGVRQTSEAGNSFRRLSDTIEESAQAATQITASSQQQLVGMDQVVLAITNISQASSQNVAGAKQVETAAQNLHDLGQQLKQLIDRYRL
- a CDS encoding hybrid sensor histidine kinase/response regulator; translation: MKKLMATFRVEAADHLKTILAGLADLEWRQDAERHPEIMESVFREVHSLKGAARAVNREDIEMLCQALESAFAALKNGALHPVPALYDVLYEAMDMLELLLAPDSPDFRPLEQTRISGMISKLEKAISGQFEGEEKGALIKVEGSREAKIPEAKQDMPGVESMEPVQIVSVTAASPEEGTQTVDTVRISTEKLNRLFRQTEELFVSKGNIRERHNELRELGLNLVDMKLAWTRTQAEIRKIQQLLQKEGESGTERAQQAFLKLNDILEGDGLRLQSIEHSLKSVTRAIQQNNYEFGGMIDNLLEEMKLTLFLPFSSLLDMYPHVVRRLARDSGKEVDFLIEGGGIEIDRRILEEIKDPLMHLLRNAIDHGIEMPGERLQKGKSAQGRIRLRIQQKDSGKVEILLEDDGAGIRRADVREAAMRNGLLSREEAERLNEEEELFLIFRSGLTTAPIITDLSGRGLGLAIVSEKIEKLGGSISVETEPDRGMTLRIALPLILATFRGILVEVGNRHFVVPTGNVERVARVRPSDIRTVENRETVRLYEETLSLVPLGSILGISQGAQTEVQKSHVEIAILSAAGTRLAFSLDRILGEQEFVLKILGGQLVRVRNIAGATVMGTGEVVPVLNVTDLIKSAVRYSETAMPKGMAPGKEVPAESERLSILVVEDSITSRTLIRNILEFAGYRVKTAVDGIDAMTVLRTDKFDLVVSDVEMPRMNGFDLTARIRADKKLADLPVVLVTALESREDRERGIDVGANAYIVKSSFDQSNLLDVIKRVA